A genomic stretch from Mya arenaria isolate MELC-2E11 chromosome 10, ASM2691426v1 includes:
- the LOC128204935 gene encoding uncharacterized protein K02A2.6-like — protein sequence MAMNIPFDHSRLDWGARDLYSEFQRFKQHVEFTCQGPLAGTEKKVLACWVGMWIGQEGREIYKTLDWKEGEKDDNTKILNKFEEYVSPKKNKRIARFKAQQRKQKESEPFDSYIKDLKLLVMDCEYTDSSDILIDLIINGVRQPKVQERMLNKGKDLTLNDAIDIGQQFELAQTQLKLMRGEEVLQVKSKTHSPKLKFKSKAKPWTKGKPSANQPNKFNCTRCGKLHETGSCPAKVTTCSYCHLQDHWAKVCRKRLGQKKVYVVQGTDSDHDTEDALHIDVCTDVCTAVISDKWDTELVIQGKNIQFKIDTGAKCNIITKNALNDRPVKPILGRSARTLKSFTNHINKPVGTADMQVRHKGARHQIQFEVVDINNENIQSGNTAEQIGLIQRTLGIQETQVPQPDHELFREFPELVKTTGTLPGENSIEIDESISGVVHPVRKLPAAIKPKAIEALREMEQNEYITRMDEPTEWVSSMVVSLRKDKVRICLDPKDLNKAVKRAHHPMKTVEEVVQNIPGAKVFSVLDAKSGFLQIKLDQKSSYLTTFNTPLGRFRWLRLPFGIKCAPEIYQKIMDQMITGIDGAFAIIDDILIAGKDVTEHYRILKEVVSRATSYNLKLNFNKCLVRQPSVRYMGHLVTEHGLMADQDNVFAIVNMPAPTDKEGVRRLLGLVQYLAKFIPNMSEVDTPIRTLLKSDIEFEWGHTQVKSFEKLKKLCSSPPVLAYYDVSKEVQIECDASKNGLGGVIMQSDKEELGILHDIIVKGWPDTRSETPFETRPYWDSRDQLSVLDSIVYKGLRIVIPPSLRDNMLRLVHKTHLGLGKSKQRAREVMYWPRMNSDIDTMVSNCSVCAEQQNQQPAEPLKPTLTPDLPYDMVGCDVFQFRSEKYLVIVDYYSKYIDTEKLESETTSDITSALMKVFSSHGISNTLRSDNGPQFSSRLSVRSMESFIKLPAHTFKARTGKPKELYRL from the exons ATGGCAATGAACATTCCATTTGACCATTCCAGGCTGGATTGGGGTGCGCGTGACCTGTATAGCGAATTTCAGCGGTTTAAACAACACGTAGAATTTACGTGTCAGGGCCCTCTCGCCGGGACGGAAAAGAAAGTCCTCGCCTGCTGGGTAGGCATGTGGATCGGCCAGGAAGGTAGGGAGATCTACAAGACACTCGACTGGAAAGAGGGAGAAAAGGATGACAATACTAAGATCCTTAATAAGTTTGAGGAATACGTGAGCCCGAAGAAAAACAAAAGGATCGCACGTTTCAAGGCTCAACAAAGGAAACAAAAGGAAAGTGAGCCGTTTGACTCTTACATAAAAGACCTGAAATTACTTGTGATGGATTGTGAATATACAGATTCGAGTGACATTCTAATTGATCTCATAATAAACGGTGTCAGGCAACCCAAAGTGCAAGAACGAATGTTAAACAAAGGCAAAGACTTGACTCTCAATGATGCCATTGACATTGGACAGCAATTTGAACTCGCACAGACACAACTCAAACTCATGCGTGGGGAAGAGGTTCTCCAGGTCAAATCCAAGACCCACAGTCCCAAACTAAAATTTAAATCCAAAGCCAAGCCTTGGACCAAAGGGAAACCATCAGCCAACCAACCAAATAAATTCAACTGCACTAGGTGTGGCAAGCTGCATGAGACGGGCAGTTGTCCTGCTAAGGTTACTACATGTAGTTACTGTCACCTGCAAGACCATTGGGCAAAAGTATGTAGAAAAAGACTTGGGCAGAAAAAAGTGTATGTGGTACAAGGTACCGATTCCGATCACGACACAGAAGACGCACTGCACATAGACGTATGTACTGACGTATGCACCGCAGTAATCAGTGACAAATGGGACACAGAGCTAGTGATCCAGggtaaaaacatacaatttaaaatagacACTGGTGCAAAATGCAACATTATAACCAAAAATGCACTCAATGACCGGCCAGTCAAACCTATACTGGGCAGATCAGCAAGAACATTAAAGTCGTTTACCAACCACATTAATAAACCAGTTGGAACAGCAGACATGCAAGTGCGTCACAAAGGAGCCAGGCACCAGATTCAATTTGAAGTCGTTgacattaacaatgaaaatattcaaagtGGAAACACGGCTGAACAAATAGGCTTAATACAACGTACTCTAGGAATTCAAGAAACTCAGGTTCCGCAACCTGATCATGAACTATTTCGCGAGTTTCCCGAACTTGTCAAAACAACAGGTACTTTACCAGGGGAGAATAGTATTGAGATTGACGAATCAATCTCAGGAGTTGTACATCCGGTGCGCAAACTTCCGGCTGCGATTAAGCCAAAAGCCATAGAGGCACTACGCGAAATGGAGCAAAACGAGTATATCACGCGAATGGACGAGCCTACAGAATGGGTAAGCTCAATGGTAGTTTCGCTCAGGAAGGACAAAGTCAGGATTTGCTTGGATCCTAAAGATCTTAACAAAGCGGTAAAACGCGCCCATCACCCTATGAAAACAGTTGAGGAAGTGGTACAAAACATTCCAGGCGCAAAAGTGTTTTCAGTGCTCGACGCGAAATCTGGCTTCCTGCAAATTAAGCTCGACCAGAAGTCCTCTTACCTAACGACTTTCAACACACCTTTAGGCAGATTCCGATGGTTACGTCTACCATTCGGTATCAAGTGTGCTCCAGAAATATATCAGAAAATCATGGATCAGATGATTACGGGAATCGATGGAGCTTTCGCGATTATAGATGACATACTCATAGCGGGAAAAGATGTAACAGAGCATTACAGAATACTTAAGGAAGTAGTGTCTAGAGCGACGAGCTACAACCTTAAActcaatttcaataaatgtttggtCCGTCAACCGTCCGTTCGGTACATGGGTCATCTTGTGACGGAGCATGGGCTGATGGCGGATCAAGACAACGTGTTCGCGATTGTCAATATGCCCGCGCCAACAGACAAAGAAGGAGTCCGAAGACTTCTCGGTCTAGTGCAGTATCTCGCGAAATTCATACCGAACATGAGTGAAGTTGACACCCCAATCAGAACGCTACTCAAAAGTGACATTGAGTTTGAGTGGGGGCATACACAAGTGAAGAGCTTCGAAAAGCTCAAAAAGCTTTGCAGCTCACCACCGGTACTTGCATACTATGACGTCAGCAAAGAAGTTCAAATCGAGTGCGATGCCAGCAAAAATGGGCTCGGAGGCGTCATAATGCAGAGTGACAAA GAGGAACTCGGAATCCTTCATGACATTATAGTGAAAGGCTGGCCCGATACGCGATCTGAAACGCCGTTTGAAACGAGACCGTACTGGGACTCGAGGGATCAGCTATCCGTGCTGGACAGTATCGTTTACAAGGGACTACGAATCGTCATCCCGCCAAGTCTACGCGACAACATGTTGAGGCTCGTACACAAAACTCACCTCGGGCTCGGTAAAAGCAAGCAGAGAGCTCGTGAAGTTATGTACTGGCCAAGGATGAACAGTGACATTGACACTATGGTAAGCAACTGCTCAGTGTGTGCAGAACAACAGAATCAGCAACCAGCAGAGCCACTGAAGCCAACACTGACGCCAGATCTGCCATACGACATGGTCGGTTGTGACGTTTTTCAGTTTCGGTCAGAGAAATACTTGGTAATTGTTGACTATTATTCTAAGTACATTGACACTGAAAAGCTAGAATCGGAGACAACTTCAGATATAACCAGTGCACTCATGAAAGTGTTCAGCTCACACGGTATTTCGAACACTCTCAGATCTGACAACGGACCGCAATTTAGTTCAAGACTTTCTGTGAGGAGCATGGAATCATTCATCAAACTTCCAGCCCACACTTTCAAAGCTCGAACGGGGAAGCCGAAAGAGCTGTACAGACTGTGA
- the LOC128204172 gene encoding uncharacterized protein LOC128204172 has protein sequence MKITLFFVISFVGAVMSNPCHVDGEKSLHCGEAENMHCKTVDYTPYCHQISSNTAMNGVCTCEKLCFVDDQCASTGCPPRTTARCTEAFSNSIERFCICK, from the exons ATGAAAATTACACTGTTTTTCGTTATTTCTTTTGTGg GCGCGGTCATGTCCAACCCTTGTCACGTGGATGGAGAGAAAAGCCTCCACTGTGGCGAGGCGGAGAACATGCATTGTAAGACGGTCGACTACACTCCATACTGCCACCAGATCTCCAGTAACACAGCCATGAACGGCGTATGTACTTGCGAAAAAC TGTGTTTCGTTGATGACCAATGCGCTTCTACCGGATGTCCACCGCGCACGACAGCCAGATGTACTGAAGCGTTCAGCAATAGCATTGAGCGCTTCTGTATCTGCAAATAG